From one Deinococcus sp. YIM 134068 genomic stretch:
- the pfkB gene encoding 1-phosphofructokinase, whose amino-acid sequence MTSPTPRIVTLTLNPALDLTVRADGWRRGEVNLGQSLQFDAGGKGVNVASFLADWGLGVTATGLLGDENAERFEALFREKGVRDAFLRVPGPTRVGVKVVDGAAQETTDINLPGLTATPELLNELEARLDALTADHDAFVLAGSVPPGVGKDFYARLTARLRAAGRYVALDTSGAALQLALAADVLPNLLKPNIHELEAALGRPLAGEDDVLAAARELLERGAELVAVSQGEDGALLVTADEVVRARPPRVEVVSTVGAGDAMVSGLIAARAEGLSLADAARRATSFSLGAITRLGAHLPSRAELDAFAAQVTVESVGQNKALGRET is encoded by the coding sequence GTGACCTCGCCCACGCCCCGGATCGTCACCCTGACGCTCAATCCCGCCCTCGACCTCACCGTGCGTGCGGACGGCTGGCGGCGGGGGGAGGTGAACCTCGGCCAGTCGCTCCAGTTCGACGCGGGCGGCAAGGGCGTGAACGTCGCCTCCTTCCTGGCGGACTGGGGACTGGGGGTGACGGCGACGGGCCTCCTCGGTGACGAGAACGCCGAGCGCTTCGAGGCGCTGTTCCGGGAGAAGGGCGTGCGGGACGCTTTTCTGCGCGTGCCCGGCCCCACCCGCGTCGGCGTGAAGGTGGTGGACGGGGCGGCGCAGGAGACGACCGACATCAACCTGCCCGGACTGACGGCGACACCGGAACTGCTGAACGAGCTGGAGGCCCGGTTGGACGCGCTGACCGCCGACCACGACGCCTTCGTGCTCGCGGGGAGCGTGCCGCCGGGCGTGGGGAAGGACTTTTACGCCCGGCTGACGGCCCGGCTGCGGGCGGCGGGAAGATACGTCGCGCTGGACACGAGCGGCGCGGCCCTGCAACTGGCGCTGGCGGCGGACGTGCTCCCCAACCTCCTCAAGCCGAACATTCACGAATTGGAGGCGGCGCTGGGCCGTCCCCTGGCGGGTGAGGACGACGTGCTGGCGGCGGCGCGCGAATTGCTGGAACGTGGCGCTGAACTCGTCGCCGTGTCGCAGGGGGAGGACGGGGCGCTGCTCGTCACGGCGGACGAGGTGGTGCGTGCCCGCCCGCCGCGCGTGGAGGTCGTCAGCACGGTGGGCGCTGGGGACGCGATGGTGTCGGGCCTGATTGCCGCCCGCGCCGAGGGGCTGTCTCTCGCGGACGCCGCGCGGCGGGCCACGTCCTTCAGTCTGGGAGCAATTACGCGACTGGGCGCACACCTCCCCTCCCGCGCCGAATTGGACGCCTTTGCCGCGCAGGTCACGGTGGAGTCGGTGGGACAGAACAAGGCTCTGGGACGGGAAACCTGA
- the ptsP gene encoding phosphoenolpyruvate--protein phosphotransferase yields MMELPQELIRLGARAASKDEAIAQVASLLTAAGNVDAAYVDGMRAREGQANTYLGSGIAIPHGTPETRHLIRKTGIAVVQVPGGVPWGAGGETVRLVVGIAAASDEHLNILRRLTRVLSDDALVEKLSTTADPGDVQEALTGERATSAQATSAPVTSAPTSPAPSGLPYTAQITLPNPLGMHARPATMLANLVRSRGERVRLSRETGESADATRLMEVLSLGLTRGTNVTVGADSEATLKAVVDAIRSGLGDDLSAVPASAAPARREPEWAPTGAGTTVDGVAAADGLVVGVTRQHVQRPLDVRDEPGDPLTESDRFDSALTAARAELDTVIADVGARFGADKAAIFRAHQELLGDEGTMQDTVGRILDGHGVAWAYREVTNERIAALQKLDDPTLAARAVDLSDVQRRVLRHLLGIREADVAASGPVILLAPDLTPSDTARLGPDTLLGFVTAQGGPTSHTAIIARGLGLPAVVAAGNGVLEVPDGTPAILDGGSGRLYLNPSEADVQAARERQGVLARERELARAARHQPGATRDGARVEVAANINRAADAEAALDAGAEGVGLMRTEFLFLERDSVPSEDEQEQEYRAMAQAMGDRTLIIRTLDIGGDKEVPYLGLAHEDNSFLGLRGIRLCFDRPDLFLPQLRAVVRVAKDHPNVHLMFPMISTLEDFRRARAIFDQVRGELNAPNVPLGVMIEVPSAALIADALAQEVDFFSVGTNDLTQYTLAMDRLHPQLARQTDAMHPAVLQLIGLTVQAAERHGKWVGVCGGAAGDEVGALMLTGLGVKELSVSTPQIATVKAALRQRTKAELQSLAQEALAQPNAEAVRALVRPPAPEGATA; encoded by the coding sequence GCGAACACCTACCTCGGCAGCGGCATCGCCATCCCGCATGGGACGCCCGAGACGCGGCACCTCATCCGCAAGACGGGCATCGCCGTGGTGCAGGTGCCGGGCGGCGTGCCGTGGGGCGCGGGCGGGGAGACGGTGCGGCTGGTCGTGGGCATCGCCGCCGCGAGCGACGAACACCTCAACATCCTGCGGCGGCTGACGCGGGTGCTGTCGGACGACGCGCTGGTGGAAAAGCTCTCCACCACAGCCGACCCCGGCGACGTGCAGGAGGCGCTGACGGGCGAGCGGGCAACCTCGGCGCAGGCCACGAGCGCACCCGTCACGTCCGCCCCCACCTCCCCGGCCCCCTCCGGTCTCCCCTACACGGCGCAGATCACGCTGCCCAATCCCCTCGGAATGCACGCCCGGCCCGCAACGATGCTCGCCAACCTCGTGCGGTCGCGGGGGGAACGGGTGCGGCTGAGCCGTGAGACGGGCGAGAGCGCCGACGCCACCCGGCTGATGGAGGTCCTGAGCCTCGGCCTGACGCGGGGCACGAACGTCACGGTGGGGGCGGACAGCGAGGCGACGCTGAAGGCCGTCGTGGACGCCATCCGCTCGGGGCTGGGCGACGATCTGAGCGCCGTCCCCGCGAGCGCGGCCCCCGCCCGCCGCGAGCCGGAGTGGGCACCCACCGGGGCGGGAACAACGGTGGACGGGGTGGCCGCCGCCGACGGCCTCGTGGTCGGCGTGACGCGGCAGCACGTCCAGAGGCCGCTCGACGTGCGCGACGAACCCGGCGACCCGCTGACGGAGAGCGACCGCTTCGACAGCGCCCTCACCGCCGCCCGCGCCGAACTTGACACGGTGATCGCGGATGTGGGCGCACGCTTCGGGGCGGACAAGGCGGCCATCTTCCGCGCCCATCAGGAACTCCTGGGGGACGAGGGCACCATGCAGGACACCGTGGGCCGCATCCTCGACGGGCACGGGGTCGCGTGGGCGTACCGCGAAGTCACGAACGAGCGCATCGCCGCCCTCCAGAAGCTCGACGACCCCACCCTCGCCGCCCGCGCCGTGGACCTCAGCGACGTGCAGCGGCGGGTGCTGCGGCACCTCCTCGGAATTCGGGAGGCGGACGTGGCGGCGAGCGGCCCGGTGATCCTCCTCGCGCCGGACCTCACGCCGAGCGACACGGCGCGGCTGGGGCCGGACACGCTGCTGGGCTTCGTGACCGCGCAGGGTGGGCCGACGAGCCACACGGCGATCATCGCGCGGGGGCTGGGGCTGCCCGCCGTGGTCGCCGCCGGAAACGGGGTGCTGGAGGTGCCCGACGGCACGCCCGCCATTCTGGACGGTGGGTCGGGGCGGCTGTACCTCAACCCGTCAGAGGCCGACGTGCAGGCCGCCCGTGAACGTCAAGGCGTCCTCGCCCGCGAGCGCGAACTCGCCCGCGCCGCCCGCCACCAGCCGGGGGCCACGCGCGACGGGGCGCGGGTGGAGGTCGCCGCGAACATCAACCGCGCCGCCGACGCCGAGGCCGCCCTCGACGCCGGGGCCGAGGGCGTGGGGCTGATGCGGACCGAGTTCCTCTTCCTGGAGCGCGACTCGGTGCCGAGCGAGGACGAGCAGGAGCAGGAATACCGGGCGATGGCGCAGGCGATGGGCGACCGTACGCTCATCATCCGCACGCTCGACATCGGCGGGGATAAGGAGGTGCCGTACCTCGGCCTCGCGCACGAGGACAACTCCTTCCTGGGGCTGCGCGGCATCCGGCTGTGTTTCGACCGCCCCGACCTCTTCCTGCCGCAACTGCGGGCGGTGGTGCGGGTGGCGAAGGATCATCCCAACGTCCACCTGATGTTCCCGATGATCTCGACGCTGGAGGACTTCCGCCGCGCCCGCGCCATCTTCGATCAGGTGCGGGGGGAACTGAACGCCCCCAACGTGCCCCTCGGCGTGATGATCGAGGTGCCGTCCGCCGCCCTCATCGCCGACGCACTCGCGCAGGAGGTGGACTTCTTCAGCGTGGGCACGAACGACCTCACCCAGTACACGCTGGCGATGGACCGCCTCCACCCGCAGCTCGCCCGGCAGACGGACGCGATGCACCCCGCCGTCCTCCAACTGATCGGACTGACCGTGCAGGCCGCCGAGCGTCACGGCAAATGGGTCGGCGTGTGCGGCGGTGCGGCGGGCGACGAGGTGGGCGCGCTGATGCTCACGGGCCTCGGCGTGAAGGAACTGTCGGTCAGCACCCCGCAGATCGCCACCGTGAAGGCGGCCCTACGCCAGCGCACGAAGGCGGAGTTGCAGTCGCTCGCGCAGGAAGCCCTCGCCCAGCCCAACGCGGAGGCCGTGCGTGCCCTCGTGCGCCCACCCGCGCCGGAGGGAGCGACCGCGTGA